Proteins found in one Acidobacteriota bacterium genomic segment:
- the rpoZ gene encoding DNA-directed RNA polymerase subunit omega, with amino-acid sequence MTDKDKKSLHYADSKYRLILIAARRSKQIQKGDSPRLVSNSHKPTRVALEEVHKGMIPFEILPPRKAKEVEVEF; translated from the coding sequence ATGACTGACAAAGACAAAAAATCGCTGCATTACGCTGACAGCAAATACCGCCTGATTTTGATTGCTGCCCGGCGCAGCAAGCAAATTCAGAAAGGCGATTCTCCCCGACTGGTTTCTAACTCACACAAACCGACCCGGGTTGCACTCGAAGAAGTCCATAAGGGAATGATCCCGTTTGAAATCCTTCCGCCGCGAAAGGCGAAAGAAGTCGAAGTCGAATTTTAG
- a CDS encoding RRXRR domain-containing protein — protein sequence MFVFVYVLNCEGKPLMPTSPAKARWLLKEGKAKVVRKTPFTIKLRFGSSEYKQEVVAGMDSGSAKVGTAAVANGKVMYQAEVTLRTDVSRKMEQRKAYRRTRRSRKTRYRQARFENRGASRRPGRLPPSIRSKVESHLRERRQVERLLPVTRWKVETASFDIHKLVNPEVTGVEYQNGPLKDWYHVKAYVLHRDGHQCQSGQKINHSLKLNVHHLQFKSRQGGNHHGNLLTLCLTCHQALHQGKFEIKPKRNVTKPATEAGIIASQLKVSGWEFEPTFGYETKYKREQFLKLPKSHTTDAIAICCEDGEVVEAGNGNVFVNRHVSNGDYQQTTGKHSQKRIPTSKLFGLRKFDLIQTVKGIGFITGKRSSGYFALGAIDGTRLTDSVNIKTNCVRLRARTTTLLQSRSSLSSRP from the coding sequence ATGTTCGTTTTTGTCTATGTTTTGAATTGTGAGGGGAAACCGTTGATGCCGACGTCGCCGGCCAAGGCGAGGTGGTTGCTCAAAGAGGGGAAGGCGAAAGTGGTTCGGAAAACGCCATTTACCATCAAACTGCGGTTTGGTTCATCGGAGTACAAGCAGGAAGTGGTGGCTGGGATGGACAGTGGAAGCGCCAAGGTTGGCACAGCGGCGGTGGCGAATGGGAAAGTGATGTATCAGGCGGAAGTCACCTTACGCACTGATGTTTCGCGCAAGATGGAACAACGCAAAGCCTATCGCCGGACCAGGCGCAGCCGAAAAACACGCTATCGCCAGGCGAGATTTGAGAATCGGGGAGCATCGCGCCGCCCGGGCCGGTTGCCACCTTCGATTCGGAGCAAAGTCGAGTCGCATCTTCGGGAACGACGACAGGTGGAACGGCTGTTACCTGTGACTCGATGGAAGGTGGAAACGGCAAGTTTCGACATTCACAAGCTGGTCAATCCGGAGGTAACCGGAGTTGAATATCAAAACGGACCGCTCAAGGACTGGTATCATGTCAAAGCCTACGTGCTGCACCGGGACGGCCACCAGTGTCAAAGCGGACAAAAGATCAACCACAGCCTCAAACTCAATGTCCATCACCTCCAGTTCAAGAGTCGTCAGGGCGGTAACCATCACGGAAATCTCCTCACGCTGTGCCTGACCTGTCATCAGGCGTTGCACCAGGGAAAGTTTGAGATCAAACCGAAACGAAATGTGACCAAACCGGCGACCGAAGCGGGGATCATCGCGTCCCAACTCAAGGTATCCGGCTGGGAGTTTGAACCAACCTTCGGCTACGAAACCAAATACAAGCGCGAGCAGTTCCTGAAGTTGCCCAAGTCTCACACCACTGATGCGATTGCCATTTGTTGTGAGGATGGCGAAGTCGTAGAAGCCGGGAACGGAAATGTTTTCGTCAACCGTCACGTCAGCAACGGCGATTATCAGCAAACCACCGGCAAACACAGCCAGAAACGGATTCCAACCAGCAAGCTGTTTGGGCTGCGCAAGTTTGATTTGATTCAAACTGTGAAAGGAATCGGGTTTATCACCGGCAAGCGCAGTAGCGGGTATTTCGCTCTGGGTGCAATTGACGGGACTCGTCTCACCGACAGCGTCAACATCAAAACGAACTGTGTTCGGTTGAGGGCCAGAACCACAACTTTACTTCAAAGCAGGAGCAGCCTTTCCTCCCGGCCCTAA
- a CDS encoding transcriptional repressor, with amino-acid sequence MKRLSHQSVENLVRTKGLKMTPQRQVIVEFLQSVDHHPTAEEVFRAVNERFPMTSRATVYNTLNWLKEAHLVAELFENGIARFDPNLMPHHHFICRQCGKVEDIDWEVVAPVVQAVLPGNQKVETFELTLRGLCAHCVQP; translated from the coding sequence ATGAAGCGACTCTCACATCAATCAGTCGAAAATCTGGTTCGGACCAAAGGGTTGAAGATGACACCCCAACGGCAGGTGATTGTGGAATTCCTGCAGTCGGTGGATCATCACCCGACGGCGGAAGAGGTTTTTCGGGCGGTGAATGAACGCTTTCCGATGACCTCGCGAGCAACGGTCTACAACACACTTAACTGGTTGAAAGAAGCTCATCTGGTGGCTGAACTTTTTGAAAACGGGATTGCCCGGTTTGACCCAAATTTAATGCCACACCACCATTTCATCTGCCGTCAGTGCGGTAAAGTTGAAGATATTGATTGGGAGGTCGTGGCACCAGTGGTGCAGGCGGTGCTCCCTGGCAACCAAAAAGTTGAGACCTTTGAACTGACTCTTCGCGGTTTGTGCGCTCATTGTGTCCAACCGTAG
- a CDS encoding ATP-binding cassette domain-containing protein, whose amino-acid sequence MHTFWRLVRYVRPYVGILLLAVILTACVGLFEAARTALIKPILDGLTASSPAAVGASLPASIGNTAPNSSPSLLLIDRWLPQGTAFWYSILGLMVSFTFLRGVSQFFSNYLLTTIGQKVIVHLRQDLFAHLLAQSNSFFHQHRTSDLTAHIISDVEKTQLAVSLYLADALREGFTLICLLILAFVLSWKLTLVSLAVVPFVATLTARFGKRLRMTSHATQEGVQEVLGVAQETLSHQQIVKAFGAEKFEEQRFLVVSERLRRSNLRTARALFLPSPIMDLMGVGIGAVVIYYTQYLIATGQITIGGVTATLAALFQLYDPVRKLSQTHNAYSQVAAAAARVFRLLDQHTEIQDLPDAVELPSFSSRIEFSDVTFTYPGTSTPALDRVNLVIEKGQMVALVGRTGSGKSTLLNLLLRFYDCDSGVVLIDGVDVRAAKLASLRAQMAMVSQESILFQESFQYNIAYGAKEIDPKAVEEAAKAAYAQEFIEERGGYRVNVGESGKEISGGQRQRIAIARALYKNAPILLLDEATSHLDTESERIVQQALTNLTRERTTLVIAHRLSTIQQADKIVVLNAGQIVETGTHDQLLAANGLYRRLYDLQFADESVVDKSVVSS is encoded by the coding sequence ATGCACACTTTTTGGCGACTTGTGCGGTATGTCCGGCCCTATGTCGGCATCCTGCTTCTGGCAGTAATTTTGACAGCGTGCGTTGGTCTTTTTGAAGCGGCCCGAACCGCCTTGATCAAGCCAATTCTCGATGGACTGACCGCCTCTTCACCGGCTGCGGTCGGAGCTTCTCTGCCAGCTTCAATTGGAAATACGGCCCCCAACTCTTCCCCTTCCCTTCTTTTGATTGATCGCTGGCTTCCCCAGGGAACTGCTTTCTGGTATTCGATTTTGGGATTGATGGTCAGTTTTACTTTTTTGCGTGGGGTCAGCCAGTTTTTTTCGAATTATTTGCTGACGACTATCGGCCAAAAGGTCATCGTTCATCTGCGCCAGGATCTGTTTGCGCATTTATTGGCCCAGTCGAACAGTTTTTTCCACCAGCATCGGACCTCTGATTTGACGGCCCACATCATCAGCGACGTTGAAAAAACACAACTGGCGGTTTCACTGTATCTGGCGGATGCCCTTCGGGAAGGCTTCACCCTGATTTGTCTCTTGATTTTGGCCTTTGTGTTGAGCTGGAAACTGACGCTGGTTTCGCTGGCCGTTGTTCCCTTTGTCGCCACGCTCACGGCCCGGTTTGGCAAACGCCTTCGGATGACGAGCCATGCCACCCAGGAAGGTGTTCAGGAAGTCCTCGGGGTTGCCCAGGAAACCCTTTCCCATCAACAGATTGTAAAAGCTTTTGGTGCCGAAAAATTCGAAGAGCAACGATTCCTTGTGGTTTCCGAGCGGTTGCGCCGATCCAACCTCCGAACTGCGCGGGCGCTCTTTTTGCCGTCTCCGATCATGGATTTAATGGGGGTCGGCATTGGGGCCGTGGTGATTTACTACACCCAGTATCTGATTGCGACCGGGCAAATTACGATTGGAGGTGTGACGGCGACGCTGGCGGCACTGTTTCAGTTGTATGATCCGGTCCGCAAACTCAGCCAGACGCACAATGCCTACAGCCAGGTGGCGGCGGCGGCGGCCAGGGTCTTTCGGCTGCTTGATCAACATACAGAAATCCAGGATTTGCCAGATGCGGTTGAGTTGCCTTCTTTTTCCAGCCGAATTGAGTTCTCAGACGTCACCTTTACCTATCCAGGCACATCAACCCCAGCCCTTGATCGGGTGAATCTGGTGATTGAAAAAGGACAAATGGTGGCACTGGTCGGGAGAACCGGTTCCGGGAAAAGCACATTGCTCAACCTGTTGCTCCGGTTTTATGACTGTGATTCCGGGGTTGTTTTAATTGATGGCGTGGATGTGAGAGCGGCAAAACTGGCTTCATTGCGAGCTCAAATGGCCATGGTGTCACAGGAAAGCATCCTGTTTCAGGAAAGCTTCCAATATAATATTGCTTATGGCGCCAAGGAAATTGATCCAAAAGCAGTTGAGGAAGCCGCTAAAGCCGCGTATGCTCAAGAGTTTATTGAAGAACGTGGTGGATACAGGGTGAATGTCGGTGAGTCAGGCAAGGAAATCTCAGGCGGCCAACGTCAGCGCATTGCCATTGCCCGGGCGCTTTATAAAAATGCGCCGATTTTATTGCTCGACGAAGCGACTTCCCACCTGGATACCGAATCGGAACGGATTGTTCAACAGGCATTGACCAATTTGACTCGTGAACGGACCACACTGGTGATTGCCCATCGCCTCTCGACCATTCAACAAGCCGATAAAATTGTAGTTCTCAACGCCGGTCAGATTGTCGAGACTGGCACCCACGATCAACTCCTGGCTGCCAACGGGTTGTATCGCCGACTGTACGACCTTCAGTTTGCTGATGAGTCAGTCGTTGATAAGTCAGTAGTCAGTAGTTGA
- a CDS encoding PASTA domain-containing protein yields the protein MGFAKTLWIILRRLLMILIFAVVFISSAILTYYFSRGEEVAVPDVIGKNEDQARKSAAQVGMKVEVIDVFDSQEQPGKVLRQYPKPGAIIRKGGSTTLRINVSRVKQTSRTTDSPPLAPPTQPSLDMTPWSEDLCGVLIAFRLPSDHNQTERSRKSVSPSHLVCQL from the coding sequence ATGGGTTTTGCAAAAACACTTTGGATTATTCTGCGACGACTGTTGATGATCTTGATCTTTGCGGTTGTTTTTATTTCCAGTGCGATCCTGACCTACTACTTCTCCCGTGGTGAAGAAGTGGCTGTCCCAGACGTGATTGGTAAAAACGAAGATCAGGCTCGGAAAAGTGCGGCCCAGGTCGGCATGAAGGTCGAAGTGATTGATGTCTTTGATTCCCAGGAACAACCCGGTAAAGTGCTCCGCCAGTATCCGAAACCTGGCGCCATCATCCGCAAAGGCGGGTCAACCACGCTTCGAATTAATGTCAGCCGCGTGAAACAAACCTCGCGGACCACAGATTCACCCCCACTTGCCCCTCCAACTCAACCGTCCCTGGATATGACTCCGTGGAGCGAAGATCTCTGCGGCGTTCTTATTGCGTTTCGGCTGCCATCAGATCACAACCAGACCGAGCGCTCTCGAAAATCAGTTTCGCCTTCCCATTTGGTATGCCAGTTATGA
- a CDS encoding YicC family protein, with the protein MKSMTGFGTAKCEMQDFTINVDVRTVNSRFLDVVMRLPVEFSGQDNRVKKQVQSVLKRGRVEVSVVVQPNREVSYDVNLPLVRGYVAALRQAQEATSVDGMLDLSLIARLPGAIQSAALGPDLVEQLATGLTTALGQALENLEQMRMAEGAELVAELTLRLEHIGRRVTEVEAMVPQVVEAYQQKLERRITDLIRDKGEIDPARLAQEAAFLADRSDVTEEIARLKSHLTQFGQLLGAQGELGKQMDFLTQEMNREANTILSKSGDVPITQAALAIKMEVEKIKEQVQNVE; encoded by the coding sequence ATGAAAAGCATGACAGGCTTTGGCACCGCAAAATGCGAAATGCAAGATTTTACCATCAATGTTGATGTGCGAACGGTCAACAGCCGGTTTCTCGATGTTGTGATGCGGCTTCCGGTCGAGTTTTCAGGTCAGGACAACCGGGTGAAAAAACAAGTCCAATCGGTTCTCAAGCGTGGTCGAGTCGAGGTCTCTGTTGTCGTTCAGCCAAATCGTGAAGTGAGTTATGATGTGAATCTTCCGTTGGTGCGTGGCTATGTTGCGGCTTTGCGCCAGGCTCAGGAAGCCACCAGTGTTGATGGCATGCTTGATTTGAGTTTGATTGCCCGATTGCCTGGAGCCATTCAATCAGCCGCACTTGGACCTGACCTGGTTGAGCAGCTTGCCACGGGGTTGACCACGGCGCTTGGGCAGGCACTGGAGAATTTGGAACAAATGCGCATGGCCGAAGGCGCCGAACTCGTTGCGGAATTGACACTTCGGTTAGAGCACATTGGCCGCCGGGTAACTGAAGTCGAGGCCATGGTACCGCAAGTGGTTGAGGCGTATCAGCAAAAACTTGAACGCCGCATCACGGATCTGATCCGCGATAAAGGCGAAATTGACCCGGCTCGACTGGCCCAGGAAGCAGCTTTTTTGGCGGATCGTAGCGATGTCACTGAAGAAATTGCCCGGCTCAAAAGTCACCTGACCCAGTTTGGCCAGCTTCTTGGGGCTCAGGGCGAACTTGGAAAACAGATGGATTTTCTCACCCAGGAAATGAATCGCGAGGCAAATACCATTCTTTCAAAGTCCGGCGACGTCCCGATTACTCAGGCGGCGTTAGCTATCAAGATGGAAGTCGAGAAAATTAAGGAACAGGTGCAAAATGTCGAATGA
- a CDS encoding VOC family protein, protein MFTLQHIDHIAFTVKDLEVSARWYQDVLGLERHQPSSEPYPIDMISGNTAIALFPAKADQQVTRPTWHVAFRADRANYDRAQVVLKERGIPFDIQDHGYSVSLYLTDPDGHVVEITTYEV, encoded by the coding sequence ATGTTTACATTGCAGCACATTGACCATATTGCTTTCACCGTCAAAGATCTTGAAGTTTCTGCCCGCTGGTATCAGGATGTCCTGGGTCTTGAGCGCCACCAACCCAGCAGCGAACCCTACCCGATTGATATGATTTCTGGAAATACCGCGATTGCCCTGTTTCCGGCCAAAGCTGACCAGCAAGTCACCCGCCCCACCTGGCACGTTGCTTTTCGTGCGGATCGAGCCAATTATGACCGGGCTCAGGTGGTTCTCAAGGAACGCGGCATTCCGTTTGACATTCAAGATCACGGCTATAGCGTGTCACTCTATTTGACTGACCCGGATGGCCATGTGGTTGAAATCACAACGTATGAAGTTTAA
- the bamD gene encoding outer membrane protein assembly factor BamD, protein MAFKRILIGFCIGLLALQAIGCGDKAAKKVESEAPRDGRDREIYVDGLKAIQKRRYEEGRILLNTMISTYDNSPILPLAKLLIADSFYREGGSSNLAQAEVEYREWLQFFPNHQLADDVLLKIADIHIRQVDAPNRDWTEARAAERELVRIQKEYPQTDLNPEVKDKLKFVREQLGMHELGITRFYFKYRQGWNAVVSRGRDMLKKYPEFSYVDEVLFLVGSALVEKEDTPEAAKYFSRLVREFPNSEYRDKAAEFLERFGMEVPDPSPTAETKETLVERKGLLARMKTEIFGANYDVNKDGVVLTKNEQLKPEIEAMFNLPKTDLTTPDATLTTAGGKVKTFNKDDEKQKQNGTQNSSETPVVKQSNEKKSRGQK, encoded by the coding sequence ATGGCATTCAAACGGATATTGATTGGATTCTGCATTGGTCTGCTGGCGCTGCAGGCGATTGGTTGCGGCGACAAGGCGGCCAAAAAGGTTGAAAGTGAAGCCCCACGCGATGGACGTGACCGGGAAATTTACGTTGACGGGCTGAAGGCGATTCAAAAGCGACGCTATGAAGAAGGCCGCATCCTGCTCAACACCATGATCAGTACCTATGACAACAGCCCGATTCTGCCTCTAGCCAAGCTCCTGATTGCCGATTCGTTTTATCGCGAAGGCGGCTCATCCAATCTGGCTCAGGCTGAAGTGGAATATCGTGAATGGCTGCAGTTTTTCCCAAATCATCAACTGGCCGACGATGTGCTCTTGAAAATTGCCGATATTCACATCCGCCAGGTTGATGCCCCAAACCGGGATTGGACCGAAGCCCGCGCGGCTGAACGCGAACTGGTACGGATTCAAAAGGAATACCCCCAAACCGACCTCAACCCCGAAGTCAAAGACAAACTGAAATTTGTCCGCGAGCAGCTCGGCATGCACGAACTGGGCATCACCCGGTTTTACTTCAAGTACCGTCAGGGGTGGAATGCGGTTGTTTCGCGTGGCCGGGATATGTTGAAAAAATATCCTGAATTTTCCTATGTTGACGAAGTGCTCTTCCTGGTCGGTTCGGCCCTGGTTGAGAAGGAAGACACCCCCGAAGCCGCCAAGTATTTTTCACGTCTGGTGCGAGAGTTCCCCAATAGCGAATATCGGGATAAAGCGGCTGAATTCCTGGAACGGTTTGGGATGGAAGTTCCCGATCCAAGTCCAACGGCTGAAACCAAGGAAACCCTGGTTGAACGCAAGGGATTGCTGGCACGAATGAAGACTGAAATTTTTGGTGCCAACTATGACGTCAATAAAGATGGTGTCGTGCTCACCAAAAACGAGCAACTCAAACCGGAAATCGAAGCCATGTTTAACCTGCCGAAAACTGATCTGACGACGCCGGATGCCACCTTGACCACGGCTGGCGGCAAGGTCAAAACCTTTAACAAAGACGACGAAAAGCAAAAACAAAACGGCACTCAGAATTCATCCGAAACCCCGGTTGTCAAACAAAGCAATGAGAAAAAGAGCCGGGGACAAAAGTAA
- a CDS encoding AAA family ATPase translates to MSKPATVRPRPIDRVRKAIIAQYPLLYLLSWEEDRVERMIQSIARGFNPPLNVYIWTISQGLRHGEDLIPGTMEARGVLEFIIKTQERGFFLLKDFHREVENNPLIIRELRDAYYALKEKGKFLCIVSPILSIPDELKKEIYLVEVLLPAEDEIGPLVDYLTTRYFKTTIADEALKRNLINGLKGLTFSEIQHVLSGIFYGKQVFSEEVINQVLVEKEQITKKDGLLEFIYPRFKAEDLGGYHSLKNWLARRANLFSKEAEQASVSKPKGLLMMGISGCGKSLAVKVISSMWNLPLFRLDMSNIFSGVGYGAPENAFRRALASVEALSPCVLWIDEIETGIVGIKEGAQGGPSTRIFATFLTWMQEKDEQVFVAATANRIDLLPAEFIRKGRFDQVFFLDLPNEEERKQIFTIHLLRKGCNMMGFDLVTLSKTSEGWNGAEIEQAVEVASIEAFNQKVPLSMTHLIKTLSQTIPLSRTMTEQIKHIRSWALARAINAS, encoded by the coding sequence ATGAGCAAACCTGCAACTGTCCGTCCCCGCCCCATTGATCGTGTGCGAAAAGCGATCATTGCCCAGTATCCGCTGTTGTATTTGCTGAGTTGGGAAGAAGATCGTGTCGAGCGGATGATTCAATCAATCGCCCGAGGGTTTAACCCGCCGCTCAATGTCTATATCTGGACCATTTCACAGGGGCTCCGGCATGGAGAAGACTTGATTCCCGGCACAATGGAGGCCCGTGGCGTACTGGAATTTATCATTAAGACCCAGGAACGCGGCTTTTTTCTGCTCAAGGATTTTCATCGTGAAGTCGAAAATAACCCATTGATTATCCGTGAGTTGCGCGATGCCTATTATGCCCTGAAAGAAAAGGGCAAATTTTTGTGCATTGTTTCGCCAATCTTGAGCATCCCTGACGAACTCAAAAAGGAAATCTATCTTGTCGAAGTTCTCTTGCCGGCGGAAGATGAAATCGGTCCCCTGGTTGACTATCTCACCACCCGGTATTTCAAGACGACTATCGCGGATGAAGCCCTGAAGCGCAATCTCATCAATGGGTTAAAAGGATTGACATTTAGCGAGATCCAGCACGTCCTCAGTGGAATCTTTTATGGAAAACAGGTTTTTTCCGAAGAAGTGATCAATCAGGTGCTGGTCGAAAAAGAACAGATCACCAAAAAAGACGGCTTGTTGGAATTTATCTATCCCCGGTTTAAGGCCGAAGATTTAGGCGGATATCATTCGCTCAAAAACTGGCTGGCCAGACGCGCCAATCTGTTTTCAAAAGAAGCTGAACAGGCCAGTGTCTCAAAGCCCAAGGGATTGCTGATGATGGGAATTTCCGGATGTGGAAAGAGCCTGGCGGTCAAAGTCATTTCCTCAATGTGGAACCTGCCACTCTTTCGGCTTGATATGAGCAATATCTTTTCAGGCGTTGGGTACGGGGCACCGGAAAACGCGTTTCGGCGCGCCCTGGCTTCGGTCGAAGCCCTCTCCCCTTGCGTCTTATGGATTGATGAAATTGAGACCGGCATCGTCGGCATCAAGGAAGGCGCCCAGGGAGGGCCGTCAACTCGCATTTTTGCCACGTTCCTGACCTGGATGCAGGAAAAAGACGAACAGGTTTTTGTGGCCGCCACAGCCAACCGGATTGACTTGCTCCCGGCGGAATTCATCCGCAAAGGGCGATTTGACCAGGTCTTTTTCCTGGATTTGCCTAACGAAGAAGAACGCAAACAGATTTTCACGATTCACCTGCTCCGCAAAGGGTGCAATATGATGGGGTTTGATCTGGTGACGCTCTCAAAAACCTCAGAAGGCTGGAACGGTGCTGAAATCGAGCAAGCCGTGGAAGTTGCCTCCATTGAAGCATTTAACCAGAAAGTACCGTTAAGCATGACTCATTTGATTAAGACCCTGAGTCAGACCATTCCGCTTTCACGCACCATGACCGAACAAATCAAGCACATCCGAAGCTGGGCGCTCGCTCGGGCGATCAATGCTTCCTAG
- the gmk gene encoding guanylate kinase: MSNEADVRKTLTRRGGLIVISAPSGAGKTTLLARLLKSVDNLGYSVSYTTRAPRPGEQHGKDYFFVSVDEFLRMRERGEFLESAHVHGNFYGTSRRVIEDELARGRDIVLDIDVQGASLISQVMPHSAQVFIMPPGFDVLAQRLRSRGLDKPEDIEQRLRNARDEVIRFREFHYVIINDDLEAATQYLISIVHSERVRWRRSEHILRNLVSTFEGVVKR, from the coding sequence ATGTCGAATGAGGCCGATGTTCGAAAAACGCTTACCCGGCGTGGCGGATTGATTGTGATTTCGGCACCGTCCGGAGCTGGGAAAACAACCTTGCTGGCTCGATTGTTAAAATCGGTTGATAACCTGGGCTATTCTGTTTCTTACACTACACGCGCACCACGTCCTGGGGAACAGCACGGGAAAGACTACTTTTTTGTTTCCGTGGATGAATTTTTGCGAATGCGCGAGCGCGGAGAATTTCTGGAATCAGCCCATGTCCATGGGAATTTTTATGGTACCAGTCGGCGGGTGATCGAGGACGAACTGGCTCGTGGACGAGATATTGTCCTGGATATTGATGTGCAGGGCGCCTCGCTCATCAGTCAGGTCATGCCCCATTCGGCGCAGGTGTTTATTATGCCGCCTGGCTTTGACGTCCTGGCGCAACGGTTGCGGTCACGTGGGCTGGATAAACCTGAAGACATTGAACAACGCTTGCGCAATGCTCGCGACGAAGTTATACGTTTTCGGGAATTTCACTACGTGATTATCAATGATGATTTAGAAGCTGCTACACAGTATTTGATTTCAATTGTTCATTCTGAACGCGTCCGGTGGCGACGTTCAGAGCATATCTTGAGAAACCTGGTTTCCACCTTTGAAGGAGTAGTAAAACGATGA
- a CDS encoding ribulose-phosphate 3-epimerase, with amino-acid sequence MPVMIPEIKIAPSILSADFARLGEQVQMVEAAGAQLLHVDVMDGHYVPNITIGPLVVEALRRVTDMPLDTHLMISEADRYIDAFARAGSTSISVHVEAVTHLHRTLEAIRKLGAQPGIAINPGTSLALLDEVLPYADFILIMTVNPGFGGQKFIPTSLQKIARLRQMITERNLNVRIEVDGGIGPNNVRSLVEHGAEWIVAGSAIFGAPDIGAAVQAMQAAAEGLATANIS; translated from the coding sequence ATGCCAGTTATGATCCCTGAAATTAAAATTGCTCCTTCGATTTTGTCGGCTGATTTTGCCCGGCTCGGCGAACAAGTCCAGATGGTTGAAGCGGCTGGCGCCCAGCTCCTCCACGTTGATGTGATGGACGGCCATTATGTCCCCAACATCACGATTGGTCCGCTGGTGGTCGAAGCCCTTCGCCGTGTTACAGATATGCCACTCGATACCCACCTGATGATTTCAGAGGCGGATCGCTACATTGACGCCTTTGCCCGGGCTGGATCTACTTCGATTTCAGTCCACGTCGAGGCCGTCACCCATTTGCATCGGACCCTTGAAGCCATCCGCAAGCTTGGTGCCCAGCCAGGCATTGCCATCAACCCAGGGACCTCGCTGGCATTGCTGGATGAAGTGCTTCCCTATGCTGATTTTATCCTGATCATGACGGTCAATCCGGGATTTGGCGGTCAAAAGTTTATTCCCACCTCGCTTCAAAAAATCGCTCGGCTGCGTCAAATGATCACTGAGCGCAATTTGAATGTTCGCATCGAAGTTGATGGCGGTATTGGTCCAAACAACGTCCGGTCGCTGGTCGAACACGGCGCCGAATGGATCGTTGCCGGCTCAGCTATTTTTGGGGCTCCGGACATCGGGGCTGCCGTTCAAGCAATGCAGGCCGCAGCCGAAGGGCTTGCCACTGCAAATATTTCATAG
- the larB gene encoding nickel pincer cofactor biosynthesis protein LarB: MTRAELENLLREFQQGHHQLEDIVGRLEGWPSEDLGIATVDHARSARHGFPEVIFGASKSKEQVVTIARSLLGRSPNVLITRTTFEVYEAILQLSPAAQFHEAAQAISIRRDQTMRGKGLILVVCAGTSDIPVCEEAVVTCETMGNRVERLFDVGVAGIHRLFKAQDRLREARVVICVAGMEGALPSVVGGLVAVPVIAVPTSVGYGAAFGGLSALLGMLNSCASNVTVVNIDNGFGAGYVASMINRL; encoded by the coding sequence ATGACTCGTGCTGAACTCGAAAATCTTCTTCGCGAATTTCAACAAGGCCATCATCAACTGGAAGACATTGTCGGACGGTTGGAAGGCTGGCCGTCTGAGGATCTTGGTATCGCCACTGTTGACCATGCCCGCTCGGCCCGCCATGGATTTCCAGAAGTCATTTTTGGCGCTTCAAAGTCAAAAGAGCAGGTCGTGACAATTGCCAGGTCGCTCCTTGGTCGGAGCCCCAATGTCCTGATTACCCGAACAACTTTTGAGGTGTATGAGGCCATCCTGCAACTTTCCCCGGCAGCCCAATTTCACGAGGCGGCTCAGGCAATTAGCATTCGACGGGACCAAACGATGCGGGGAAAAGGATTGATTCTGGTGGTGTGTGCTGGGACTTCAGACATTCCAGTGTGCGAAGAAGCCGTGGTCACGTGCGAGACGATGGGAAATCGAGTCGAGCGGTTATTTGATGTTGGCGTGGCTGGGATTCACCGGCTTTTCAAGGCACAAGACCGGCTTCGTGAGGCGCGTGTGGTGATTTGTGTAGCTGGAATGGAGGGCGCCTTGCCGTCGGTTGTCGGTGGATTGGTGGCCGTTCCGGTGATTGCCGTTCCGACCAGTGTCGGCTATGGTGCCGCCTTTGGTGGGCTTTCAGCCTTGCTTGGGATGCTCAATAGCTGTGCTTCCAATGTGACCGTGGTCAATATTGACAACGGGTTTGGCGCCGGGTATGTGGCTTCGATGATCAACCGGCTGTAA